One region of Aminobacterium colombiense DSM 12261 genomic DNA includes:
- the hemW gene encoding radical SAM family heme chaperone HemW, which translates to MDPLSVYLHVPFCSVKCPYCAFYSQRGTDDEKDAYVRSIEKELRWWDRQYGEKPLIHTLYVGGGTPTCLSVLQWQRLIESLVTHLERCLDTEISIEANPESLSVEHMALWKDWGVTRVSLGIQSLWDDELLWLKRHHTATRALWAVDQLLKYGFNVSGDLMFGLAGQSLKKWHHSLSGLVHSGVSHLSIYQLSIEEGSVWGKMPPSGLQNGYGHYRWSQWYLEEKGFSQYEIASFAKPGCECRHNQAYWFQKNVLPLGPSAWGYNDGVRFWNVRTLAEYVDRISQDKSAVEGKECLDLEKRGREFAVLALRTSQGIDISLFTQRFGDKLFNSILSDLQNVPEDCLLMNGTSLALSRKGMRVANAIWSLII; encoded by the coding sequence ATAGACCCCCTTTCTGTTTATCTTCATGTTCCTTTTTGTTCTGTAAAATGTCCCTATTGTGCTTTTTATAGCCAGAGAGGGACAGACGATGAAAAAGATGCTTATGTTCGATCTATAGAGAAGGAGTTGCGGTGGTGGGATCGCCAATATGGCGAAAAGCCCCTTATCCATACTTTATATGTAGGGGGGGGCACTCCCACGTGCCTTTCGGTATTGCAGTGGCAGAGACTTATAGAATCCCTTGTGACCCACCTTGAACGTTGTTTGGATACAGAAATTTCAATCGAGGCCAATCCTGAATCTCTCTCAGTGGAGCATATGGCTTTGTGGAAGGATTGGGGTGTAACAAGGGTTAGTCTAGGGATACAAAGTCTATGGGACGATGAACTTCTATGGCTAAAAAGGCATCATACCGCAACACGGGCTCTATGGGCTGTTGATCAGCTTTTGAAATATGGTTTTAATGTAAGCGGCGACCTCATGTTCGGACTTGCAGGCCAGTCTCTTAAAAAATGGCATCACTCCCTTTCTGGTCTGGTCCATTCAGGAGTATCGCACCTTTCGATCTACCAGCTTTCTATAGAAGAGGGCTCTGTCTGGGGGAAAATGCCTCCTTCCGGTCTGCAGAATGGATATGGTCATTATCGATGGTCTCAGTGGTATCTGGAAGAAAAAGGCTTTTCTCAATATGAGATTGCGAGCTTTGCCAAACCTGGCTGTGAGTGTCGTCACAATCAAGCGTACTGGTTCCAAAAGAACGTATTGCCCCTCGGCCCTTCGGCGTGGGGCTATAATGATGGGGTCCGTTTCTGGAATGTAAGAACCCTAGCTGAGTACGTGGACAGGATATCTCAAGATAAATCTGCAGTAGAGGGGAAAGAGTGCCTCGACTTAGAAAAAAGGGGTAGAGAATTTGCTGTACTAGCTTTGCGAACTTCTCAGGGTATTGATATCTCTCTTTTTACACAGCGGTTTGGGGATAAACTCTTTAATAGCATCCTCAGTGATCTGCAAAATGTGCCAGAAGATTGCCTTCTCATGAACGGGACGTCTCTGGCTCTCTCCAGAAAGGGTATGAGAGTGGCCAACGCTATATGGTCGCTCATTATCTAG